The genomic interval CATGGCTGAAGGAGATTTTAGTCGGCGGGTTTCGGTGGAGCAGGAGGATGAGATCGGACAGCTGGGTCGGTCCTTCAATTATCTGGCCAGTCGTCTGCAGAATACCATCGATGCCCTTTACCAAGAGAAGAGCAAATTTGAACGGATGATTTTTAGTATCAGCGAGGGTGTGCTTGCCGTCGACTCCGAGGGCAGAATTCTCTTGGCCAATGCCCCAGCTAGGCGTTGGCTCAAGGATGAATACGTTCATTCCAGCGGTGCCAAGTTGAGTGATGCGGTGGTCCTCGCTGATCTTCCTTGGGTTTACGAGCGGGTGATGGCGGAAGACGCGGTGGTTACCCAAACAGCGAACCTGACTCCCCAGAAAGCCATCATGATGATCGCCTCACCGATCCATGACACCAGTGGTGCCATCAGTGGGGTCATCATCCTCCTCCATGATATCAGCCAACTGCATCAAACAGAGCAGTTGCGCCGGGATTTCTTCGCCAATGTCTCCCATGAGTTGCGCACTCCCCTTACTGCTATTGCTGGATATTTGCAGCCGGTGATCGATGGGACGGTGACGGATCCAGAATCCGTAAACCGGTACTTGCGGATCATCCAAGACGAGACGATACGGTTGTCCCGGCTTATCGATGAGCTTCTGGATTTCTCGAGGTTGGAGGCAGGGCAACTGAAATTGGAGAAGGAACCCTTTGATCTGGTGGCTCTGGTGGATGATGTGTGCAACCAACTGAGGGTTTTGGCCGAAAGCAAAGGTGTACAGTTGGAGCGGCACCTGCCCGAGGGAAAAGGGATGGTACTGGGTGATGAGAATCGTATCCGCCAGGTGCTCCTTAATCTGTTGGACAATGCGGTGAAGTTTACCCCGGCCGCTGGAAACGTATTCGTGCGGGTATACGAGAAGGCCGGTGAAATGATGGTGGAGGTGGAGGATACCGGTTGCGGTATAGCACCCGATGATTTGCCCTTGATCTTTGAACGGTTTTTCAAAGCTGATCGGTCCCGCAGCCGCAGGGACGGAACTGGCCTTGGGCTGGCTATTGTCAAGTCCATCTTGGACGCGCACGGGGTTACCATCTCGGTCCAAAGTAATCCAGATACGGGCACGAAATTCAGTTTCGGCTTACCAATAGTTTCATAAAGCCTTAACAGTTTATTCACATCCCTGTGCTACAATGAAGATGCTTGAAGACAATCCCGTTCGTGGTTCGGAAGTGTACAGGCAAATAGGTGGGGCCTTGATGTTTGAACGGGAAGCGAAAGGGGTGGTGGACGGATTACTGGACGATATGGGCGATAACCCTGCTGTTCGAGGAGATGGGAAACCGGTATGAGGGGCCTAGGACGTAAGTTCAAGGCCCCTCATACTATATTAACGTACACCTTTGGGTCTAGTTGATAAAGACTTCCGCGGTCCGCCATGGGGGGGCCGCTCATAGGATAAGATGTATCCCCTGCTTGTTACTAAAGGAACTTTCTCTCCCCATGGGTACCCAAGTATAAGCGGACGCACCGGGAAAGGCCAAGGAGACATCGGAAAAACCTAGGAGTCTCCGCAGTTTTTGCAGGATTTTGGTTACAGTTCTCGAATACATTTTAAATAGGAGGGTCTTT from Bacillota bacterium carries:
- a CDS encoding cell wall metabolism sensor histidine kinase WalK — protein: MFKTVYGKLMFTYLAIILLTLATLGFSLSHLLSSYFFHAKEQELIEKGKVLVQVVGQVLLRTTFDPSILNVLRTMESLIDASVWVVDRQGLIIAASQDGVSLEGFRLSSDDLQEVLRGRLIRYKGQSSYFSEPMLMIGLPVVNASSDTVVGAVFLHSPVRGVSQTINQVKRYLYLTTLLAVILAFALGLYLFRTISSPLREMHKAALGMAEGDFSRRVSVEQEDEIGQLGRSFNYLASRLQNTIDALYQEKSKFERMIFSISEGVLAVDSEGRILLANAPARRWLKDEYVHSSGAKLSDAVVLADLPWVYERVMAEDAVVTQTANLTPQKAIMMIASPIHDTSGAISGVIILLHDISQLHQTEQLRRDFFANVSHELRTPLTAIAGYLQPVIDGTVTDPESVNRYLRIIQDETIRLSRLIDELLDFSRLEAGQLKLEKEPFDLVALVDDVCNQLRVLAESKGVQLERHLPEGKGMVLGDENRIRQVLLNLLDNAVKFTPAAGNVFVRVYEKAGEMMVEVEDTGCGIAPDDLPLIFERFFKADRSRSRRDGTGLGLAIVKSILDAHGVTISVQSNPDTGTKFSFGLPIVS